In one Gemmatimonadaceae bacterium genomic region, the following are encoded:
- a CDS encoding phosphatase PAP2 family protein: SFRRLVRATGLTLLIAYTTYLLFPVYFERPHLEVTSLHTWLLSHQYMDKHYNHYPSLHEALSWLADFASQVSRRSRFGLVVLAAGISVSTVFVKQHYIVDVLYGCALAWVAWWLARSRALEGKSTRAILLRG, from the coding sequence CTCATTCCGGCGCCTCGTGCGCGCCACCGGCCTGACGCTGCTGATCGCGTACACGACCTATCTGCTCTTTCCGGTGTACTTCGAGCGGCCGCATCTGGAGGTGACCTCGCTTCATACGTGGCTCCTTTCGCACCAGTACATGGACAAGCACTACAACCATTATCCGAGCCTCCATGAGGCCTTGAGTTGGCTAGCGGACTTTGCGTCGCAGGTGTCCCGCAGATCCCGGTTCGGCCTCGTTGTCTTGGCCGCGGGCATCAGCGTCTCGACGGTGTTCGTGAAGCAGCATTACATCGTCGATGTGCTGTATGGTTGCGCACTGGCTTGGGTCGCGTGGTGGCTCGCGCGTTCCCGCGCGCTCGAAGGCAAGTCCACACGGGCCATTCTCTTGAGGGGCTGA